One window of the Triticum dicoccoides isolate Atlit2015 ecotype Zavitan chromosome 3B, WEW_v2.0, whole genome shotgun sequence genome contains the following:
- the LOC119276117 gene encoding casein kinase 1-like protein 1 isoform X6, whose amino-acid sequence MEPRVGNKYRLGRKLGSGSFGEIYLGTNVQTNEEVAIKLENVKTKHPQLLYESKLYRVLQGGTGISNVKWFGVEGDYNVLVMDVLGPSLEDLFSFCNRKLSLKTVLMLADQMINRVEFIHSKSFLHRDIKPDNFLMGLGKRANQVYMIDFGLAKKYRDTSTHQHIPYRENKNLTGTARYASVSTHLGIEQSRRDDMESLGYVLMYFLRGSLPWQGLKAGTKKQKYEKISERKIATSIEALCRGYPSEFQSFFHYCRALRFEDSPDYQYLKRLFRDLFIREGFQFDYVFDWTILKYQQSQMTSAPPRAIAAAAGQSSGMAPIASNNRLSGSVRLANCLLN is encoded by the exons ATGGAGCCGCGCGTGGGTAACAAGTACCGCCTCGGCCGCAAGCTCGGCAGCGGCTCGTTCGGGGAGATCTACCTCG GTACTAACGTGCAGACCAACGAGGAGGTCGCGATTAAGCTT GAAAATGTGAAGACAAAGCATCCTCAGTTGCTGTATGAGTCAAAGTTGTACAGAGTACTGCAGGGCGGAA CTGGGATTTCAAATGTCAAGTGGTTTGGTGTTGAGGGTGACTACAATGTTCTTGTTATGGATGTGTTGGGGCCAAGCCTTGAAGATCTTTTCAGCTTTTGCAACAGAAAACTGTCGCTCAAAACTGTTCTGATGCTTGCTGATCAAATG ATCAACCGAGTTGAATTTATACATTCAAAGTCCTTCTTGCATCGAGATATAAAGCCAGACAATTTTCTCATGGGCCTTGGAAAGAGAGCAAATCAG GTATATATGATTGACTTTGGACTGGCAAAGAAATATAGGGACACGTCAACGCACCAGCACATTCCATACCG GGAGAACAAAAATTTGACTGGGACAGCTCGATATGCGAGTGTAAGCACCCATCTCGGAATTG AACAAAGCAGAAGGGATGACATGGAGTCTCTTGGATATGTACTCATGTACTTCTTGAGAGGAAG TCTCCCATGGCAGGGTTTAAAAGCCGGTACGAAGAAACAAAAGTATGAGAAAATCAGCGAACGGAAGATTGCCACTTCAATTGAG GCTTTGTGTCGTGGATACCCTTCTGAATTTCAGTCATTCTTCCATTACTGCCGCGCACTGCGTTTTGAAGACAGTCCAGACTATCAATACCTGAAGAGATTGTTCAGAGATCTTTTTATTCGAGAGG GATTCCAGTTTGATTATGTTTTTGACTGGACCATTCTTAAATACCAGCAGTCACAAATGACCAGTGCTCCACCACGTGCTATT GCCGCTGCTGCAGGACAAAGCTCGGGGATGGCTCCAATTGCAAGTAATAATAGACTGTCAG GTTCTGTTAGGTTGGCTAACTGTCTCCTGAACTGA
- the LOC119276117 gene encoding casein kinase 1-like protein 2 isoform X3, whose protein sequence is MEPRVGNKYRLGRKLGSGSFGEIYLGTNVQTNEEVAIKLENVKTKHPQLLYESKLYRVLQGGTGISNVKWFGVEGDYNVLVMDVLGPSLEDLFSFCNRKLSLKTVLMLADQMINRVEFIHSKSFLHRDIKPDNFLMGLGKRANQVYMIDFGLAKKYRDTSTHQHIPYRENKNLTGTARYASVSTHLGIEQSRRDDMESLGYVLMYFLRGSLPWQGLKAGTKKQKYEKISERKIATSIEALCRGYPSEFQSFFHYCRALRFEDSPDYQYLKRLFRDLFIREGFQFDYVFDWTILKYQQSQMTSAPPRAIAAAAGQSSGMAPIASNNRLSATEEGRRSGWSDDPTRRQVPPTGINAGSLAKQKSPVRPDVSAPKEAVLCSQLTTKLKCGFATGDGVDGN, encoded by the exons ATGGAGCCGCGCGTGGGTAACAAGTACCGCCTCGGCCGCAAGCTCGGCAGCGGCTCGTTCGGGGAGATCTACCTCG GTACTAACGTGCAGACCAACGAGGAGGTCGCGATTAAGCTT GAAAATGTGAAGACAAAGCATCCTCAGTTGCTGTATGAGTCAAAGTTGTACAGAGTACTGCAGGGCGGAA CTGGGATTTCAAATGTCAAGTGGTTTGGTGTTGAGGGTGACTACAATGTTCTTGTTATGGATGTGTTGGGGCCAAGCCTTGAAGATCTTTTCAGCTTTTGCAACAGAAAACTGTCGCTCAAAACTGTTCTGATGCTTGCTGATCAAATG ATCAACCGAGTTGAATTTATACATTCAAAGTCCTTCTTGCATCGAGATATAAAGCCAGACAATTTTCTCATGGGCCTTGGAAAGAGAGCAAATCAG GTATATATGATTGACTTTGGACTGGCAAAGAAATATAGGGACACGTCAACGCACCAGCACATTCCATACCG GGAGAACAAAAATTTGACTGGGACAGCTCGATATGCGAGTGTAAGCACCCATCTCGGAATTG AACAAAGCAGAAGGGATGACATGGAGTCTCTTGGATATGTACTCATGTACTTCTTGAGAGGAAG TCTCCCATGGCAGGGTTTAAAAGCCGGTACGAAGAAACAAAAGTATGAGAAAATCAGCGAACGGAAGATTGCCACTTCAATTGAG GCTTTGTGTCGTGGATACCCTTCTGAATTTCAGTCATTCTTCCATTACTGCCGCGCACTGCGTTTTGAAGACAGTCCAGACTATCAATACCTGAAGAGATTGTTCAGAGATCTTTTTATTCGAGAGG GATTCCAGTTTGATTATGTTTTTGACTGGACCATTCTTAAATACCAGCAGTCACAAATGACCAGTGCTCCACCACGTGCTATT GCCGCTGCTGCAGGACAAAGCTCGGGGATGGCTCCAATTGCAAGTAATAATAGACTGTCAG CCACCGAAGAGGGAAGAAGAAGTGGGTGGTCAGATGATCCTACACGACGTCAAGTTCCACCTACAGGAATAAATGCAGGCAGCTTAGCGAAACAGAAGTCACCAGTTAGACCAGATGTGTCCGCACCAAAGGAAGCTGTG CTATGTAGTCAATTAACTACCAAACTCAAGTGTGGCTTTGCCACTGGTGATGGCGTTGATGGCAACTAG
- the LOC119276117 gene encoding casein kinase 1-like protein 2 isoform X4 yields the protein MEPRVGNKYRLGRKLGSGSFGEIYLGTNVQTNEEVAIKLENVKTKHPQLLYESKLYRVLQGGTGISNVKWFGVEGDYNVLVMDVLGPSLEDLFSFCNRKLSLKTVLMLADQMINRVEFIHSKSFLHRDIKPDNFLMGLGKRANQVYMIDFGLAKKYRDTSTHQHIPYRENKNLTGTARYASVSTHLGIEQSRRDDMESLGYVLMYFLRGSLPWQGLKAGTKKQKYEKISERKIATSIEALCRGYPSEFQSFFHYCRALRFEDSPDYQYLKRLFRDLFIREGFQFDYVFDWTILKYQQSQMTSAPPRAIAAAAGQSSGMAPIASNNRLSATEEGRRSGWSDDPTRRQVPPTGINAGSLAKQKSPVRPDVSAPKEAVFDFFGSVRRVLKATCCL from the exons ATGGAGCCGCGCGTGGGTAACAAGTACCGCCTCGGCCGCAAGCTCGGCAGCGGCTCGTTCGGGGAGATCTACCTCG GTACTAACGTGCAGACCAACGAGGAGGTCGCGATTAAGCTT GAAAATGTGAAGACAAAGCATCCTCAGTTGCTGTATGAGTCAAAGTTGTACAGAGTACTGCAGGGCGGAA CTGGGATTTCAAATGTCAAGTGGTTTGGTGTTGAGGGTGACTACAATGTTCTTGTTATGGATGTGTTGGGGCCAAGCCTTGAAGATCTTTTCAGCTTTTGCAACAGAAAACTGTCGCTCAAAACTGTTCTGATGCTTGCTGATCAAATG ATCAACCGAGTTGAATTTATACATTCAAAGTCCTTCTTGCATCGAGATATAAAGCCAGACAATTTTCTCATGGGCCTTGGAAAGAGAGCAAATCAG GTATATATGATTGACTTTGGACTGGCAAAGAAATATAGGGACACGTCAACGCACCAGCACATTCCATACCG GGAGAACAAAAATTTGACTGGGACAGCTCGATATGCGAGTGTAAGCACCCATCTCGGAATTG AACAAAGCAGAAGGGATGACATGGAGTCTCTTGGATATGTACTCATGTACTTCTTGAGAGGAAG TCTCCCATGGCAGGGTTTAAAAGCCGGTACGAAGAAACAAAAGTATGAGAAAATCAGCGAACGGAAGATTGCCACTTCAATTGAG GCTTTGTGTCGTGGATACCCTTCTGAATTTCAGTCATTCTTCCATTACTGCCGCGCACTGCGTTTTGAAGACAGTCCAGACTATCAATACCTGAAGAGATTGTTCAGAGATCTTTTTATTCGAGAGG GATTCCAGTTTGATTATGTTTTTGACTGGACCATTCTTAAATACCAGCAGTCACAAATGACCAGTGCTCCACCACGTGCTATT GCCGCTGCTGCAGGACAAAGCTCGGGGATGGCTCCAATTGCAAGTAATAATAGACTGTCAG CCACCGAAGAGGGAAGAAGAAGTGGGTGGTCAGATGATCCTACACGACGTCAAGTTCCACCTACAGGAATAAATGCAGGCAGCTTAGCGAAACAGAAGTCACCAGTTAGACCAGATGTGTCCGCACCAAAGGAAGCTGTG TTCGACTTTTTTGGGTCGGTCAGGCGTGTCCTCAAGGCGACCTGCTGTTTGTAG
- the LOC119276117 gene encoding casein kinase I-like isoform X2 produces MEPRVGNKYRLGRKLGSGSFGEIYLGTNVQTNEEVAIKLENVKTKHPQLLYESKLYRVLQGGTGISNVKWFGVEGDYNVLVMDVLGPSLEDLFSFCNRKLSLKTVLMLADQMINRVEFIHSKSFLHRDIKPDNFLMGLGKRANQVYMIDFGLAKKYRDTSTHQHIPYRENKNLTGTARYASVSTHLGIEQSRRDDMESLGYVLMYFLRGSLPWQGLKAGTKKQKYEKISERKIATSIEALCRGYPSEFQSFFHYCRALRFEDSPDYQYLKRLFRDLFIREGFQFDYVFDWTILKYQQSQMTSAPPRAIAAAAGQSSGMAPIATTEEGRRSGWSDDPTRRQVPPTGINAGSLAKQKSPVRPDVSAPKEAVLSSSTFLGRSGVSSRRPAVCSSRDLPSSEAEPSRSRAPDVSPGTFQRNSAPRRTSQTLDYSDPRHKSNSNNYESTIRGIRGLNFNANDRIHY; encoded by the exons ATGGAGCCGCGCGTGGGTAACAAGTACCGCCTCGGCCGCAAGCTCGGCAGCGGCTCGTTCGGGGAGATCTACCTCG GTACTAACGTGCAGACCAACGAGGAGGTCGCGATTAAGCTT GAAAATGTGAAGACAAAGCATCCTCAGTTGCTGTATGAGTCAAAGTTGTACAGAGTACTGCAGGGCGGAA CTGGGATTTCAAATGTCAAGTGGTTTGGTGTTGAGGGTGACTACAATGTTCTTGTTATGGATGTGTTGGGGCCAAGCCTTGAAGATCTTTTCAGCTTTTGCAACAGAAAACTGTCGCTCAAAACTGTTCTGATGCTTGCTGATCAAATG ATCAACCGAGTTGAATTTATACATTCAAAGTCCTTCTTGCATCGAGATATAAAGCCAGACAATTTTCTCATGGGCCTTGGAAAGAGAGCAAATCAG GTATATATGATTGACTTTGGACTGGCAAAGAAATATAGGGACACGTCAACGCACCAGCACATTCCATACCG GGAGAACAAAAATTTGACTGGGACAGCTCGATATGCGAGTGTAAGCACCCATCTCGGAATTG AACAAAGCAGAAGGGATGACATGGAGTCTCTTGGATATGTACTCATGTACTTCTTGAGAGGAAG TCTCCCATGGCAGGGTTTAAAAGCCGGTACGAAGAAACAAAAGTATGAGAAAATCAGCGAACGGAAGATTGCCACTTCAATTGAG GCTTTGTGTCGTGGATACCCTTCTGAATTTCAGTCATTCTTCCATTACTGCCGCGCACTGCGTTTTGAAGACAGTCCAGACTATCAATACCTGAAGAGATTGTTCAGAGATCTTTTTATTCGAGAGG GATTCCAGTTTGATTATGTTTTTGACTGGACCATTCTTAAATACCAGCAGTCACAAATGACCAGTGCTCCACCACGTGCTATT GCCGCTGCTGCAGGACAAAGCTCGGGGATGGCTCCAATTGCAA CCACCGAAGAGGGAAGAAGAAGTGGGTGGTCAGATGATCCTACACGACGTCAAGTTCCACCTACAGGAATAAATGCAGGCAGCTTAGCGAAACAGAAGTCACCAGTTAGACCAGATGTGTCCGCACCAAAGGAAGCTGTG TTGTCCAGTTCGACTTTTTTGGGTCGGTCAGGCGTGTCCTCAAGGCGACCTGCTGTTTGTAGTAGCCGAGATTTGCCAAGCAGTGAGGCTGAACCATCGCGTAGTCGTGCACCAGACGTGAGTCCAGGGACGTTCCAGAGAAACTCAGCCCCACGGAGGACCTCACAGACGCTTGACTACTCTGACCCCAGGCACAAGTCTAACAGCAACAACTACGAGTCCACTATAAGGGGCATCCGGGGCCTAAATTTCAATGCCAACGATAGGATCCACTACTAG
- the LOC119276117 gene encoding casein kinase I-like isoform X1 has protein sequence MEPRVGNKYRLGRKLGSGSFGEIYLGTNVQTNEEVAIKLENVKTKHPQLLYESKLYRVLQGGTGISNVKWFGVEGDYNVLVMDVLGPSLEDLFSFCNRKLSLKTVLMLADQMINRVEFIHSKSFLHRDIKPDNFLMGLGKRANQVYMIDFGLAKKYRDTSTHQHIPYRENKNLTGTARYASVSTHLGIEQSRRDDMESLGYVLMYFLRGSLPWQGLKAGTKKQKYEKISERKIATSIEALCRGYPSEFQSFFHYCRALRFEDSPDYQYLKRLFRDLFIREGFQFDYVFDWTILKYQQSQMTSAPPRAIAAAAGQSSGMAPIASNNRLSATEEGRRSGWSDDPTRRQVPPTGINAGSLAKQKSPVRPDVSAPKEAVLSSSTFLGRSGVSSRRPAVCSSRDLPSSEAEPSRSRAPDVSPGTFQRNSAPRRTSQTLDYSDPRHKSNSNNYESTIRGIRGLNFNANDRIHY, from the exons ATGGAGCCGCGCGTGGGTAACAAGTACCGCCTCGGCCGCAAGCTCGGCAGCGGCTCGTTCGGGGAGATCTACCTCG GTACTAACGTGCAGACCAACGAGGAGGTCGCGATTAAGCTT GAAAATGTGAAGACAAAGCATCCTCAGTTGCTGTATGAGTCAAAGTTGTACAGAGTACTGCAGGGCGGAA CTGGGATTTCAAATGTCAAGTGGTTTGGTGTTGAGGGTGACTACAATGTTCTTGTTATGGATGTGTTGGGGCCAAGCCTTGAAGATCTTTTCAGCTTTTGCAACAGAAAACTGTCGCTCAAAACTGTTCTGATGCTTGCTGATCAAATG ATCAACCGAGTTGAATTTATACATTCAAAGTCCTTCTTGCATCGAGATATAAAGCCAGACAATTTTCTCATGGGCCTTGGAAAGAGAGCAAATCAG GTATATATGATTGACTTTGGACTGGCAAAGAAATATAGGGACACGTCAACGCACCAGCACATTCCATACCG GGAGAACAAAAATTTGACTGGGACAGCTCGATATGCGAGTGTAAGCACCCATCTCGGAATTG AACAAAGCAGAAGGGATGACATGGAGTCTCTTGGATATGTACTCATGTACTTCTTGAGAGGAAG TCTCCCATGGCAGGGTTTAAAAGCCGGTACGAAGAAACAAAAGTATGAGAAAATCAGCGAACGGAAGATTGCCACTTCAATTGAG GCTTTGTGTCGTGGATACCCTTCTGAATTTCAGTCATTCTTCCATTACTGCCGCGCACTGCGTTTTGAAGACAGTCCAGACTATCAATACCTGAAGAGATTGTTCAGAGATCTTTTTATTCGAGAGG GATTCCAGTTTGATTATGTTTTTGACTGGACCATTCTTAAATACCAGCAGTCACAAATGACCAGTGCTCCACCACGTGCTATT GCCGCTGCTGCAGGACAAAGCTCGGGGATGGCTCCAATTGCAAGTAATAATAGACTGTCAG CCACCGAAGAGGGAAGAAGAAGTGGGTGGTCAGATGATCCTACACGACGTCAAGTTCCACCTACAGGAATAAATGCAGGCAGCTTAGCGAAACAGAAGTCACCAGTTAGACCAGATGTGTCCGCACCAAAGGAAGCTGTG TTGTCCAGTTCGACTTTTTTGGGTCGGTCAGGCGTGTCCTCAAGGCGACCTGCTGTTTGTAGTAGCCGAGATTTGCCAAGCAGTGAGGCTGAACCATCGCGTAGTCGTGCACCAGACGTGAGTCCAGGGACGTTCCAGAGAAACTCAGCCCCACGGAGGACCTCACAGACGCTTGACTACTCTGACCCCAGGCACAAGTCTAACAGCAACAACTACGAGTCCACTATAAGGGGCATCCGGGGCCTAAATTTCAATGCCAACGATAGGATCCACTACTAG
- the LOC119276117 gene encoding casein kinase 1-like protein 2 isoform X5, which produces MDVLGPSLEDLFSFCNRKLSLKTVLMLADQMINRVEFIHSKSFLHRDIKPDNFLMGLGKRANQVYMIDFGLAKKYRDTSTHQHIPYRENKNLTGTARYASVSTHLGIEQSRRDDMESLGYVLMYFLRGSLPWQGLKAGTKKQKYEKISERKIATSIEALCRGYPSEFQSFFHYCRALRFEDSPDYQYLKRLFRDLFIREGFQFDYVFDWTILKYQQSQMTSAPPRAIAAAAGQSSGMAPIASNNRLSATEEGRRSGWSDDPTRRQVPPTGINAGSLAKQKSPVRPDVSAPKEAVLSSSTFLGRSGVSSRRPAVCSSRDLPSSEAEPSRSRAPDVSPGTFQRNSAPRRTSQTLDYSDPRHKSNSNNYESTIRGIRGLNFNANDRIHY; this is translated from the exons ATGGATGTGTTGGGGCCAAGCCTTGAAGATCTTTTCAGCTTTTGCAACAGAAAACTGTCGCTCAAAACTGTTCTGATGCTTGCTGATCAAATG ATCAACCGAGTTGAATTTATACATTCAAAGTCCTTCTTGCATCGAGATATAAAGCCAGACAATTTTCTCATGGGCCTTGGAAAGAGAGCAAATCAG GTATATATGATTGACTTTGGACTGGCAAAGAAATATAGGGACACGTCAACGCACCAGCACATTCCATACCG GGAGAACAAAAATTTGACTGGGACAGCTCGATATGCGAGTGTAAGCACCCATCTCGGAATTG AACAAAGCAGAAGGGATGACATGGAGTCTCTTGGATATGTACTCATGTACTTCTTGAGAGGAAG TCTCCCATGGCAGGGTTTAAAAGCCGGTACGAAGAAACAAAAGTATGAGAAAATCAGCGAACGGAAGATTGCCACTTCAATTGAG GCTTTGTGTCGTGGATACCCTTCTGAATTTCAGTCATTCTTCCATTACTGCCGCGCACTGCGTTTTGAAGACAGTCCAGACTATCAATACCTGAAGAGATTGTTCAGAGATCTTTTTATTCGAGAGG GATTCCAGTTTGATTATGTTTTTGACTGGACCATTCTTAAATACCAGCAGTCACAAATGACCAGTGCTCCACCACGTGCTATT GCCGCTGCTGCAGGACAAAGCTCGGGGATGGCTCCAATTGCAAGTAATAATAGACTGTCAG CCACCGAAGAGGGAAGAAGAAGTGGGTGGTCAGATGATCCTACACGACGTCAAGTTCCACCTACAGGAATAAATGCAGGCAGCTTAGCGAAACAGAAGTCACCAGTTAGACCAGATGTGTCCGCACCAAAGGAAGCTGTG TTGTCCAGTTCGACTTTTTTGGGTCGGTCAGGCGTGTCCTCAAGGCGACCTGCTGTTTGTAGTAGCCGAGATTTGCCAAGCAGTGAGGCTGAACCATCGCGTAGTCGTGCACCAGACGTGAGTCCAGGGACGTTCCAGAGAAACTCAGCCCCACGGAGGACCTCACAGACGCTTGACTACTCTGACCCCAGGCACAAGTCTAACAGCAACAACTACGAGTCCACTATAAGGGGCATCCGGGGCCTAAATTTCAATGCCAACGATAGGATCCACTACTAG